In Ostrea edulis chromosome 10, xbOstEdul1.1, whole genome shotgun sequence, one genomic interval encodes:
- the LOC125666340 gene encoding pancreas transcription factor 1 subunit alpha-like, producing MNFNVQNLYVMDYLQFDEILTSPDSTDFSFVDDIPAISDESQDSPAEGILKSNPKSRKKKDNHFHQIQQREAANLRERKRMQSINDAFEGLRAHIPTLPYEKRLSKVDTLRLAIGYIGFLSELVKSNVGNANPQQSAYKEKPRKVVINYHYSMRADDIARGWLPLAGHSLSWRDEKNPSLGPNRTMFAKTWIPEDPTKHKAKQESCDDVMQADSTISL from the exons atgaattttaacGTTCAAAATCTATATGTCATGGATTATTTACAATTCGATGAAATCCTTACTTCACCCGATTCAACAGATTTTTCGTTTGTGGACGATATTCCTGCAATATCTGACGAAAGCCAAGACTCTCCAGCGGAAGGTATACTGAAATCAAATCCGAAAAgtagaaagaaaaaagacaacCACTTCCATCAAATCCAGCAGAGAGAGGCTGCGAATCTACGAGAAAGGAAACGAATGCAGTCTATAAACGACGCTTTTGAAGGACTTCGCGCACACATCCCCACACTGCCATACGAAAAAAGATTATCCAAAGTAGATACGTTACGCTTGGCTATAGGTTACATAGGGTTTCTGTCCGAGCTGGTGAAATCCAACGTTGGGAATGCGAATCCTCAACAGTCAGCGTACAAAGAGAAACCCCGGAAAGTTGTTATCAATTACCACTACA GCATGCGAGCAGACGACATAGCACGTGGATGGCTCCCTTTGGCGGGTCATTCGTTGTCATGGAGAGACGAGAAAAATCCTAGCCTCGGGCCTAATCGGACAATGTTTGCCAAGACCTGGATACCAGAGGATCCCACGAAACATAAAGCTAAGCAGGAATCGTGTGATGACGTGATGCAAGCAGACTCCACAATCAGCTTGTGA